Genomic DNA from Gilliamella sp. ESL0441:
AAAAATCATGGTGAGTCAAACGATGTCGATTCAAGCAAAATTCAAACCGAAGTCTTTCGATTACCGACTAACTGTTTCGCTGAAGAAAACGGTACGATTGTCAATTCATCTCGTTTATTGCAATGGCATTGGGCAGCAGCAAAGCCTCCTTATGAATCGCTATATGACCCCGAAATCATTTCACGTATCTTTCTAAGAATCAAAGAACTTTATGCTGAAGAAGGCGGTGCTTATCATGAACCAATTAATAATCTTTCTTGGGATTACCAAGATCCAGAAGGGCCAGCAGCAGAAGAATTAGCCCAAGAGTGTAATGGTCGTGCTCTTGCTGACCTTACGGATACCAACGGTAATGTGATTCTGAAAAAAGGTCAATTATTAAGTGGTTTTTCTCAGCTTAAAGATGATGGTACCACCTCTTCAGGTATCTGGATATTCTGTGGTTCGTGGACTGAACAAGGTAATTTAATGGCAAGACGTGATCCAACAGATCCATCTGGTAAAGGTATCCATGCAGGTTGGGCATGGTCATGGCCAATGAATCGACGTGTACTCTATAATCGGGCATCGGCAGATGAACACGGCAATCCATGGGATCCAAACCGAGTATTGATAAAATGGAATGGTTCTCATTGGGATGGCAATGATGTTGCTGACTTTACCGCTACCTTGTCTCCAAGTTCTGGTGCAGGCGCCTTTATTATGAATAACGATGGTTTAGGTGGATTATTCTGCTTAAATCGTCTGGTTGATGGGCCTTTCCCTGAGCACTACGAACCATTTGAAACGCCAATTACCAATAATCCGTTGCATCCAGAACAAATCAATAATCCGGTTGCTCGAGTATTTAAAGAAGATTTAGCGCGTTTAGGTTCAGCAGATGAATTTCCTTATGTGGGAACAACATACAGTATTACAGAGCATTTCCACTTTTGGACACAACACGCAAGATTGGCCTCAATTACGCAACCAGAACAATTTATCGAACTAAGCGAAAATCTTGCCAATAAAAAAGGAATCAAATTAGGCGACACCGTTAAAGTGACTTCGTATCGAGGCTATATAAAAGCGAAAGCGGTAGTAACTAAACGCTTGCCTACGTTAACGGTAGACGGTAAAGAGATCGAAACCATTGGAATCCCAATTGTTTGGGGATTCACTGGACAAACTAAGAAAGGATTTTTGGTCAATGAATTAACCCCTCATTTAGGTGATGCAAATTCACAAACGCCAGAATATAAATCATTCTTAGTTAACATCGAAAAAGTTACCACCGTGGCATAGGCAGGAGGATTAATTATGTCATTACAAACTCAAGATATTATTCGTCGTTCTGCAACTAATGATTTAACGCCTGCACCGCGAGCACGTGATTATCAACAAGAGGTGGCCAAATTAATTGATGTCACCACCTGTATTGGTTGTAAAGCATGCCAAGTCGCCTGTAGCGAATGGAATGACCTGCGAGCAGAAGTAGGCAATACGGTCGGTGTTTACGATAATCCCGCTGATTTGGAGTCTAAAGCATGGACGGTAATGCGCTATTCTGAAGTTGAAATTAACGGAAAATTTGAATGGCTAATTCGCAAAGATGGGTGTATGCACTGTTCTGAGCCTGGCTGTTTAAAATCTTGCCCTTCTGAAGGTGCTATCATTCAATATGCTAACGGAATAGTCGATTTTCAGTCGGAACATTGTATTGGTTGTGGCTATTGTGTAGCAGGTTGCCCGTTTAACATTCCTCGTATCAGTAACGAAGATAATCGAGCCTATAAATGTACTTTATGTGTTGACCGTGTTTCGGTTGGACAAGAGCCGGCTTGCGTTAAAACCTGCCCGACTGGAGCTATTCATTTCGGAACTAAACAAGATATGATTCAACATGCTGAGCACCGAATAGCCGATTTAAAAAAACGGGGATTTGAACATGCAGGGCTTTATAATCCTCAAGCGGTCAATGGAACGCATGTCATGTATGTATTACATCACGCTGATCAACCCGATCTGTATCACGGTTTGCCAGATGAACCCCATATCAGTGAACTGGTTAGATTCTGGAAAGGCCCTTGGAAACCACTTTCAGCTGCCGCCTTTATTGCTACTTTTGGAGGATTACTTTTCCATTACATGGGCGTCGGTGCAATTGAAGTAGACGAAGAAGATATCGAACAGGAAAAACAAGCGGATAAACAAGCAAGAAAACGGTTAGGATTACCTATTTTTGGTCGTAAAAATAGTGCCGACATACCACAAAAGGAGGAACATCATGAATAAAAAAGGAATGATTCTTAGAACACCACTTATTGTACGTTTTTGCCATTGGTGTATGGTGTGTCTTTTCATCTTAACGGCATTATCTGGTTTATCGTTATTTTTTCCGTCCATTAAACTATTTGGGCTTTTTCTTGGAACCCCTCAACTGGTTAGAGCGTTACATCCCCTAATTGGATGCATCGTCTTTATACTGCTGATGTTCATGTTTGTAAAGCTTGCTCATCATAATATCCCTAATAAAAATGATCTGTTATGGATCAAGAATTTTAAACACGTCATCATGGGCAAAGAAGAAGGTATACCCATTGGCAAATATAATGTTGGTCAGAAATTTTTATTTTGGTGTATCATGAGTTTAATCACTGTGTTATTCGTAACCGGTATGATTATGTGGCGAAGATATGTTTCAGATTATTTTTCAATTGAAATTGTTCGTATTGCAATCTTTTTCCACTCGTTTGCAGCTATTTGCTTAATCTTGCTCGCCATTGGTCATGCTTATATGGCTATCTGGGTTAAAGGTTCAATTAAAGGGATGATTACAGGGTATGTATCTCGAGCTTGGGCTCGAAAAAACCACTCTTCATGGTATGAAGAAGAAATGCAAAAAATCTATCAACAGGAACTGGAAGCAGATAAACCTGTAGACATAAAGCAAACAACAAAAGTCGAACAAAAAACAGCTTTATAGTTGTTTCTAAAATATATCTATCTTATCCGCTGATATTTATCAGCGGAATTATCTCAATCACTAAATCGATTATGGATAAAATAATCATGAATGGTAACCAATAATGAGTATAAAAATCATCCCACAAGTTCAACTTGAAAAACAAAATATCAATTCCGTTATCAGACAAATTCCCTTACTTTTTTATCCTTCACCAACAACGCTCTATTTGCATCGAGCTAACAGGCTAAAAGAATTAGCAAAAAATAGTCCATTAAGTGACTATCTCTGTTTTTGTGCTCAATTAGCGCAAACGCAAGCAGACTTAGTTAGCCAAAAACCACTAAATAAAGAGCTATTCGAGCCATTAAATAATGATTTACCGCCACTGAGTATAGAAAACTTTTCATTACCCTACTCTTGGCAGGATTATTTAAAGGCGTTATTACAATCATCATCAAATTTAACCGATCAGATTTCAATCGTGATTGAACAACTGAATAAAAACAGTATTGAGCAATTACAAAATAAAGCTTTGCATTTACTTAAAGGCGAATTCCACGCAGTTGATGGCAATGAAGCCGTATTTATTTGGTCTGCACTCTCTGTTTACTATAGCCAGCTAGCTAGCCAAATAAAAGGTAAAGCAGTATCCGAAAATAGTGATAAAAATTGGCTATGTCCCGTATGTAATAGCATGCCGGTTGCCAGCGTCATTCAACTGGGTGGTCATAATGGATTGCGTTATTTACATTGTAGTTTATGTGAGAGTGAATGGTATGTGCCAAGAGTAAAATGTACCAGCTGTGATAACATGAAAAATATTGAATATTTTTCGCTAGATAGTGAATTGTCAGCGACTAAAACAGAATGTTGTGATGCTTGCCACAGCTATTTAAAAATCTTTGATCAGGATAAAGATCCGCATATTGAAGTTGTTGCTGATGATATTGCCTCTTTAATACTTGATATCAAAACCGAAGAAGAAGGTTTTGCAAAAAGTGGTATCAATCCCTTTGTATTTGCACAATAAGAATTTTGCTTCTAATAAATTTAGAATTAACCTTGAATAGGTAACTGAACAATATTAGCAGCTATTTTTAGCTTTCTTTCATGAAAAGGAGGATTAAAAAAACAATAATCTGATTATTATATTCTTAATTTGTTTGAAATTTTAGCGTATTTTTATATTAATCAGATGATGCCTCATCCTTTTAAAAAATAAGAATGACAAAAAAGTCCAATTACACCTTAACATTTTGATTGAATCAGTTTAGAATAATACTATTGTACTAGTTTGCGAGTTTATTTTTATGAAACGCTTTTTTTTATTCAGTTGTTTGATGTTAATTACCCCTTTTATGTGTATAGCAAATACGGTAAAAAGTGTTGCCATAACTGCAATTGTTGAACATCCCTCACTAGATCAAATCCGAGATGGTGTAAAAGATGAATTAACAAGCAGTGGTTATATATTAAATGAAAATTTAACGGTTAAGTACAAAAGCGCCCAAGGCAGTAGCGCGACTGCAGCACAAATTGCCAGACAATTTATTGCCGATAAACCCGATGTTATCGTCGCTATTGCAACTCCAAGTGCACAAGCAACAGCCGCAGTAACTAAACAAATCCCACTCGTATTTGCAGGAATTACTGATCCCATTGCCGCAAAGCTAGTTAAAAATTGGGAACCAACCAATACCAATATTACGGGTGTATCTGATTTTCAAGAGATTGGGCCTCAAATCGACTTTATGAAAAAAATTGTCCCGAATGTAAAATCGGTAGGATACATCTACAGTCCAAGTGAAATCAATTCCACTGTGGTAATGAAAAATTTGAAAGCACAACTTGCAGAACAAAATATTTCATTGGTTGCAGTGCCCGCACAACGAACTGCGGATATTTCCACTGCGGCAAATTCGTTAAAAGGCAAAGTTGACTTGATTTATACGACAACCGATAACAATGTTGTATCTGCTTATGAATCATTAGTGAAATTTGCTAATGAAAACAAAATTCCTTTATTAGCATCTTTTCCTGATGCAATTGAAAGAGGCGCCGTTGCGGCTTATGGCATGAGTTATTATGATGTTGGTCGTCAATCAGGCAAACTTGTTGTTCGCATTTTGAATGGAGAAAAACCCGGCAGTATTGCGCCAGAAATTGGACAAGCATTACGACTGGTTATCAATATTGAAGCCGCGAAAAAACAAGGCGCAACATTATCGCCTGAAGTTATTCAGTCCGCTTATAAAGTCATTGGTGAATAACATAATCCCATTTATGCTTTGCTGAATCAATCAGCAGAGCATACCCCTATTATCAACAGAACTCGCTTACTCTCGAACGAATGATTATTTTCGTTTTTTTTATCTATAAAAGAAGCAAAATATACCCAATTTTTGTCGATTAAAAGTGCTTTACAATCACTAATCATAACAGATTGTAATTAAAAATTTACAGCTAAATAAAGTGATATTCCTAGAAAATTATTTAAATATGATTTATAGTAAACACATATTTATCTAAGTTGTAAAAAAATTATTACAAAGGTACCTATATGCGTAATCGTATTTGTAAACTTATTATGCTACTCTGTTTATCAACCCTTACTTTTTCATCGTTTGCTGATACAGCAAAGGAACAAAAGTATGTTGCTATTACAGCCATTGTTGAACATCCTGCATTAGATAATGTTCGAAGAGGGGTGGAAGATGAATTAAAAGATAATGGTTATATCAACGGTGAAAACTTAAAATTACAGTATGCCAGCGCTCAAGGCAGTAGTGCTAATGCTGTTCAAATCGCTAAACAATTTGCTGCGAATAAACCCGATGTGATTGTCGGAATTGCAACACCTAGCTCACAAGCTTTATTAGCGACGACTAAACGTATTCCAATCATTTTCACGGCTGTAACAGATCCCGTTGCCGCAAGATTAACCCCTAGTTGGGAAGCGTCAAAAACCAATGTGACCGGTGTTTCT
This window encodes:
- the fdxH gene encoding formate dehydrogenase subunit beta: MSLQTQDIIRRSATNDLTPAPRARDYQQEVAKLIDVTTCIGCKACQVACSEWNDLRAEVGNTVGVYDNPADLESKAWTVMRYSEVEINGKFEWLIRKDGCMHCSEPGCLKSCPSEGAIIQYANGIVDFQSEHCIGCGYCVAGCPFNIPRISNEDNRAYKCTLCVDRVSVGQEPACVKTCPTGAIHFGTKQDMIQHAEHRIADLKKRGFEHAGLYNPQAVNGTHVMYVLHHADQPDLYHGLPDEPHISELVRFWKGPWKPLSAAAFIATFGGLLFHYMGVGAIEVDEEDIEQEKQADKQARKRLGLPIFGRKNSADIPQKEEHHE
- a CDS encoding ABC transporter substrate-binding protein; its protein translation is MKRFFLFSCLMLITPFMCIANTVKSVAITAIVEHPSLDQIRDGVKDELTSSGYILNENLTVKYKSAQGSSATAAQIARQFIADKPDVIVAIATPSAQATAAVTKQIPLVFAGITDPIAAKLVKNWEPTNTNITGVSDFQEIGPQIDFMKKIVPNVKSVGYIYSPSEINSTVVMKNLKAQLAEQNISLVAVPAQRTADISTAANSLKGKVDLIYTTTDNNVVSAYESLVKFANENKIPLLASFPDAIERGAVAAYGMSYYDVGRQSGKLVVRILNGEKPGSIAPEIGQALRLVINIEAAKKQGATLSPEVIQSAYKVIGE
- a CDS encoding formate dehydrogenase subunit gamma: MNKKGMILRTPLIVRFCHWCMVCLFILTALSGLSLFFPSIKLFGLFLGTPQLVRALHPLIGCIVFILLMFMFVKLAHHNIPNKNDLLWIKNFKHVIMGKEEGIPIGKYNVGQKFLFWCIMSLITVLFVTGMIMWRRYVSDYFSIEIVRIAIFFHSFAAICLILLAIGHAYMAIWVKGSIKGMITGYVSRAWARKNHSSWYEEEMQKIYQQELEADKPVDIKQTTKVEQKTAL
- the fdhE gene encoding formate dehydrogenase accessory protein FdhE, coding for MSIKIIPQVQLEKQNINSVIRQIPLLFYPSPTTLYLHRANRLKELAKNSPLSDYLCFCAQLAQTQADLVSQKPLNKELFEPLNNDLPPLSIENFSLPYSWQDYLKALLQSSSNLTDQISIVIEQLNKNSIEQLQNKALHLLKGEFHAVDGNEAVFIWSALSVYYSQLASQIKGKAVSENSDKNWLCPVCNSMPVASVIQLGGHNGLRYLHCSLCESEWYVPRVKCTSCDNMKNIEYFSLDSELSATKTECCDACHSYLKIFDQDKDPHIEVVADDIASLILDIKTEEEGFAKSGINPFVFAQ